One Flavobacteriales bacterium DNA segment encodes these proteins:
- a CDS encoding helix-turn-helix domain-containing protein, whose product RKPSINRNKILSLHKNGLGATAISKQMNIGRSTVYKVLNDCSE is encoded by the coding sequence GAAGAAAGCCTTCCATCAATAGAAATAAAATCTTATCTCTTCATAAAAATGGCCTAGGCGCTACCGCCATCTCTAAACAGATGAATATTGGTAGATCTACGGTTTATAAGGTGCTCAATGATTGCTCTGAATGA